Proteins from a single region of Candidatus Woesearchaeota archaeon:
- a CDS encoding DoxX family protein, whose protein sequence is MCIGKYTSKYSEHFYVVFRVVIGLMFFMHGFLKFSAMNVPVASLFGVAGIVEILAGLGILVGMFSRLAAVGGLVTMVVALATQHFPKGINPLANGGELAVLYLIAFLIILGKGNGKASLEKALLKKEMC, encoded by the coding sequence ATGTGTATCGGAAAATATACAAGTAAATATAGCGAACACTTTTACGTTGTGTTTCGTGTAGTTATTGGTCTCATGTTCTTCATGCATGGATTCTTAAAGTTCAGCGCAATGAATGTACCTGTTGCAAGCTTATTTGGCGTCGCAGGCATTGTAGAAATTCTTGCAGGTCTTGGCATTTTAGTAGGTATGTTTAGCCGTCTTGCAGCTGTTGGTGGTCTTGTGACTATGGTTGTTGCATTGGCAACTCAACATTTCCCTAAAGGCATTAATCCTTTAGCAAATGGCGGAGAACTTGCAGTACTCTATCTTATTGCATTCTTGATAATCTTGGGCAAAGGCAACGGCAAAGCAAGTCTTGAGAAAGCTTTACTTAAGAAAGAAATGTGTTAA
- a CDS encoding ATP-binding protein, with the protein MILGRIVGKVSTTDFRFTVTSPAARKFQFIQIHHVEYGFVLGQIRELERTENETMASCLIVGYKDEDGRVKGIRTPFVPGTEILEADDEFITQIIDIGGHGAYVGKLEGKDIAVHMDLQKVLTRHLAVLAKSGAGKSYTVGCLVEEIMDKRVPLLVIDPHGEYSSMKEPAYENREILARWGVEPKGYSLNIQEYGDTRLKNDVRPLKLSEKMSSYELMKMLPVQLSNTQEAMLFSIIKDLEEVNFDNIILHLEQLNSPSKWTLIDTLLYLRDLRLFSSAPTPLTELISPGKCSVLNLKGITPEVQDVIVAKLLKDLFLARKQEKIPPFFCVIEEAHNFAPEKGFGKAKSLETIRLISSEGRKFGLGLCVVSQRPSLVQKSILAQCSTQIIMKITNPNDLRAVVNSLEGVTPETENEIQNLPVGTALICGVVDRPLVVTIRPRKSKHGGHAVDILGQTTQVHEEEEYHQDVIEEVASHEGMLPLIMPKLSLRDIELMSNAPILKVTTYLIPAAVFVCRMNGQEFSVLLDRIKGKVIVDPDNDRKIELMSVGPHAHFGRAVEFTALDHDVKLDEKISVEVLKGQLGRYVTVEDSRECFIVYRSVEYGK; encoded by the coding sequence ATGATTCTAGGACGTATTGTGGGTAAGGTAAGTACGACGGATTTTCGTTTTACAGTAACAAGTCCTGCTGCCCGCAAATTTCAATTTATTCAAATCCATCATGTTGAATATGGGTTTGTTCTTGGTCAGATTCGTGAGCTGGAGAGAACAGAGAATGAAACGATGGCAAGTTGTTTAATTGTTGGGTATAAAGATGAGGATGGACGAGTGAAAGGGATTCGCACACCGTTTGTGCCAGGTACAGAAATTCTTGAGGCAGATGATGAGTTTATTACGCAAATTATTGATATTGGCGGTCATGGGGCATATGTAGGGAAACTTGAAGGGAAAGATATTGCGGTCCATATGGATTTGCAGAAAGTGTTGACTCGGCATTTAGCAGTATTAGCAAAATCTGGTGCGGGAAAGAGTTACACGGTAGGGTGTTTAGTGGAAGAGATTATGGATAAGCGTGTGCCATTATTAGTTATTGATCCCCATGGTGAGTATAGTTCGATGAAAGAGCCGGCGTATGAGAACCGAGAAATACTCGCACGTTGGGGTGTAGAACCAAAGGGGTATAGTTTGAATATTCAGGAATATGGAGATACGCGGTTAAAGAATGATGTACGGCCGTTGAAGTTAAGTGAGAAGATGAGTAGTTATGAGTTGATGAAGATGCTGCCCGTGCAACTGTCTAACACGCAGGAAGCAATGTTGTTTTCGATTATTAAAGATTTAGAAGAGGTTAATTTTGATAACATTATCTTGCATTTAGAACAGTTGAATTCCCCGAGTAAGTGGACGTTGATTGATACGTTGTTGTATTTACGCGATTTGCGACTTTTTTCTTCTGCACCGACGCCGCTGACAGAGTTGATTAGTCCCGGTAAATGTTCTGTTTTGAATTTGAAGGGAATTACTCCTGAAGTACAAGATGTGATTGTAGCTAAATTGTTGAAGGATTTATTTTTGGCACGCAAGCAGGAAAAGATCCCACCGTTCTTTTGTGTGATTGAAGAAGCGCATAATTTTGCGCCTGAGAAAGGGTTTGGGAAAGCGAAAAGTTTGGAGACGATTCGGTTAATTTCATCAGAAGGACGTAAGTTTGGACTGGGACTTTGTGTTGTTTCTCAGAGACCGTCTCTCGTTCAAAAATCAATTTTAGCGCAGTGTTCAACGCAGATTATTATGAAAATTACCAACCCTAATGATTTACGCGCGGTGGTGAATTCGCTGGAGGGAGTGACACCTGAGACAGAGAATGAAATTCAAAATTTGCCTGTAGGAACGGCTCTGATTTGTGGTGTAGTTGATAGACCTTTGGTGGTGACAATTCGACCGCGTAAGAGTAAGCATGGTGGACATGCTGTGGATATTTTGGGACAGACTACACAAGTGCATGAAGAGGAAGAATACCATCAAGATGTGATCGAAGAAGTGGCATCTCATGAGGGGATGTTGCCGTTGATTATGCCGAAGTTGTCTTTACGCGATATTGAGTTGATGTCTAATGCGCCGATCTTGAAGGTAACGACGTATTTGATTCCAGCTGCTGTGTTTGTTTGTCGTATGAATGGGCAGGAATTTTCTGTTCTTTTGGATCGAATTAAAGGCAAAGTGATTGTGGATCCTGATAATGATCGAAAAATTGAATTGATGTCCGTGGGACCTCATGCTCATTTCGGACGGGCGGTGGAGTTTACTGCCCTTGATCATGATGTTAAGTTGGATGAGAAGATTTCTGTTGAGGTGTTGAAAGGGCAGTTAGGACGGTATGTTACGGTCGAGGATTCGAGGGAGTGTTTTATTGTTTATAGAAGCGTGGAGTATGGGAAGTAG
- a CDS encoding LamG domain-containing protein: MNGQKRSRLYTLSSIILFCLAFSFTVYADQSPTFIDPTFANNTLTSNTSIVVNVSITEPLLGNITYNWNGSNYTLYSEELVVMFNFDNLSGVGENYSGNRSNIFDASRNRNNGTWITNLTNETIRSNWTAQGRHGGAIGFDGIDDVVYISSIPGLSNATSITFSYWVKFPDNATSYDLSGFVKSGSGPAIRLGRSSTGGIFINPGTHTDISISHSINNKNQWYFLALTSAVGKNWTVYVDGKNISSGTNGLPSVGFAGDTPFGIGATLEPISTVWETRGFIDEPRIYNRSFTPEEIYTLYISNFQKVTESQWYFSANQSLNATDVLVNGTYTYQFFTKNTTGTQSSTEQRTIHIGQLPAVPEFGEWAVLLILISTVVGYFRMKQRTE; this comes from the coding sequence ATGAATGGACAAAAGAGGAGTAGATTGTATACGTTAAGTAGTATCATCCTTTTTTGTCTCGCGTTCTCATTTACTGTTTATGCTGACCAAAGTCCTACCTTTATTGATCCTACTTTTGCTAACAACACGCTAACCTCCAACACATCAATTGTAGTTAATGTTTCCATCACAGAGCCTCTTTTAGGCAACATAACCTATAATTGGAACGGCAGTAATTACACATTGTACAGCGAAGAACTCGTAGTTATGTTTAATTTTGATAACCTTTCAGGTGTGGGAGAGAATTACAGTGGAAACCGCAGTAACATTTTCGATGCATCACGCAATCGCAACAATGGAACTTGGATCACTAATCTCACCAATGAGACTATCAGAAGTAATTGGACTGCGCAGGGCAGGCATGGTGGTGCCATTGGTTTTGATGGTATTGATGATGTTGTGTACATCTCTAGTATTCCTGGCTTAAGCAATGCTACTAGCATAACATTTTCCTACTGGGTAAAATTCCCTGACAATGCGACAAGTTATGACTTGAGTGGTTTTGTCAAAAGTGGCAGTGGTCCTGCAATCCGTTTAGGTCGAAGTAGTACCGGTGGTATTTTCATCAACCCTGGAACCCATACCGATATTTCTATTTCTCATTCCATCAACAACAAAAACCAATGGTATTTCCTTGCGTTAACTTCAGCTGTTGGAAAAAACTGGACCGTCTACGTTGATGGTAAAAATATTTCCAGCGGAACCAATGGTCTTCCTAGTGTTGGATTTGCGGGCGATACCCCATTTGGCATCGGTGCAACACTTGAACCAATTTCAACGGTATGGGAAACCAGGGGGTTCATCGATGAGCCTCGTATTTACAACCGCAGTTTCACACCAGAGGAGATCTACACCCTTTACATCTCAAATTTCCAGAAAGTAACAGAGTCGCAATGGTACTTTTCCGCTAACCAAAGCCTCAATGCAACGGATGTTCTTGTGAACGGAACGTATACCTATCAATTTTTTACTAAAAATACGACCGGCACGCAAAGCAGTACCGAGCAACGAACCATTCACATTGGCCAACTACCAGCAGTTCCAGAATTTGGTGAGTGGGCAGTTTTACTGATTCTAATCTCAACTGTTGTAGGATATTTTCGGATGAAGCAAAGGACAGAATAA
- a CDS encoding winged helix-turn-helix transcriptional regulator — protein MNQKKIGIVLLVIAAALLVIFLLFMRSLNQDIKALGCYQDPSCARIETSLTIVHFAFGIFGFLFGLGFYMLFFSKGEEAVLERLEHEKSKQRAGDKFKILLKGLNPFEQEVISAVREQPGITQNTLALRVNMSKAKLSQVLTELEKKELVKRTEEGKTLAIYLRDEF, from the coding sequence GTGAATCAAAAGAAAATCGGCATCGTACTGTTGGTGATTGCTGCTGCATTGTTAGTGATATTTCTTTTGTTTATGCGTTCGCTTAATCAAGATATTAAAGCATTAGGGTGCTATCAAGACCCAAGCTGTGCGCGTATTGAAACATCTCTTACCATTGTTCATTTTGCGTTTGGAATTTTTGGATTCTTGTTTGGTTTAGGATTTTATATGCTCTTTTTTTCGAAAGGGGAAGAAGCAGTCTTAGAACGTCTTGAGCATGAAAAATCAAAACAGAGGGCAGGAGATAAATTTAAAATTCTACTTAAAGGACTTAATCCCTTTGAACAGGAAGTTATTAGCGCGGTTAGAGAACAGCCAGGTATCACGCAGAATACTCTTGCTCTTCGGGTGAATATGTCCAAAGCAAAATTAAGTCAAGTTTTAACAGAGTTAGAGAAAAAAGAATTGGTTAAGCGTACAGAAGAAGGAAAAACTCTCGCAATATATTTACGAGATGAGTTTTAA
- a CDS encoding FAD synthase yields the protein MKTVMCFGTFDLLHLGHLSYFTQAKKYGDHLIVVISRDYTRNKEKRKTIFNEKERVKLIQSLKIVDEAVLGYPQDHLRIIEEQKPDIIVLGYDHPIAEKELQQRLAQRNLHPAIKRAKAYKTHSQKTGTIKQKILKLK from the coding sequence ATGAAAACCGTCATGTGTTTTGGCACATTCGACTTACTGCACTTAGGTCATCTTTCCTACTTTACTCAAGCTAAGAAATACGGTGATCATCTCATCGTTGTCATTTCTCGTGATTATACCAGAAATAAAGAAAAAAGAAAAACGATCTTTAATGAGAAAGAACGTGTAAAATTAATTCAATCGCTTAAAATCGTTGATGAAGCCGTCCTTGGCTATCCACAAGATCATCTACGTATCATTGAAGAACAGAAGCCAGATATCATTGTATTAGGCTACGATCATCCGATAGCGGAAAAGGAATTGCAACAACGACTTGCACAACGAAATTTGCATCCCGCAATAAAACGAGCAAAAGCCTACAAAACCCATTCTCAAAAAACTGGTACGATCAAACAGAAAATTCTCAAACTAAAATAA
- the pcn gene encoding proliferating cell nuclear antigen (pcna), whose protein sequence is MKLVLAEPKYFKDSISIISELVSEVKIKIGKDALEVVAMDPANVAMVVFKLLASGFTKYEVKEAEEIGINLNNLKQMLKRANSDDIVTLETTEDSKFKIELKGNTTRSFSLPILDLDEKEQRVPELTFPLTVTTQAKVLQDAIDDVSVVAESVTLLCEKDHLFVKAEGDLSKAFIDIHADDVTGIKVDKADAKYKAKYSLEYLKKMIAGGKVSDTVHVYFNTDYPLKLEYKVTDRLLLSFILAPRVDND, encoded by the coding sequence ATGAAATTAGTGCTGGCTGAACCAAAATACTTCAAAGATAGTATTAGTATCATTTCTGAACTGGTAAGTGAAGTGAAGATCAAGATTGGTAAAGATGCTCTTGAAGTTGTAGCAATGGACCCTGCCAACGTAGCGATGGTTGTCTTTAAGCTTCTCGCCAGTGGATTTACGAAATATGAAGTAAAAGAAGCGGAAGAAATCGGTATTAATCTTAATAATCTTAAACAGATGCTTAAACGGGCGAATAGTGATGATATTGTTACTCTTGAAACAACGGAAGACAGCAAATTTAAAATTGAATTGAAAGGTAATACGACGCGTTCGTTTTCCTTGCCTATCCTTGATCTTGATGAAAAAGAACAACGCGTTCCTGAGCTTACATTTCCTCTTACGGTTACCACTCAAGCAAAAGTTCTTCAAGACGCAATTGATGATGTAAGCGTCGTGGCAGAGTCGGTTACATTATTATGTGAAAAAGACCATTTATTTGTCAAAGCAGAAGGAGATCTTTCCAAAGCATTTATTGATATTCATGCTGACGATGTTACAGGTATTAAAGTTGATAAAGCAGATGCAAAGTACAAGGCAAAGTATTCTTTAGAATATTTAAAAAAAATGATTGCTGGAGGAAAAGTGTCTGATACCGTTCACGTTTATTTTAATACTGATTATCCATTAAAATTAGAGTATAAAGTGACAGATCGATTGTTACTTAGCTTTATTTTAGCTCCACGTGTGGATAATGATTAG
- a CDS encoding LamG domain-containing protein has product MVVVKRFISNTLCFILLFCFTSLTSATVTPTFINPTPANNTVTSNTSILINISFTEPYLTNVTYIWNGTNYTLYDNSTLLFLMGFNNFSGIGDNTTTAVDVSARARNGTITGAIFNTTGRYGGAYSFMAGNQYIQTQRNFMNNLSTFSMAGWVYAEATGNRIAFFGQNDAIEFGFIDANTITFYTSDASSASWTINSTLFPLNAWNFVAVTANNNTNPSLTIYINGIAQATGGTVTDTFGNSVYNFSIGGCVWDPTGNNFTGMIDEVMVFNRTLTPAEVYLTYSSNLYKYANDQWYLSINQSLNATQTLVNGTYTYQVFTQNISGTSLNTEQRTVIIGQLPGVPEFGEWAILLILISTVLGYFQMKKANLS; this is encoded by the coding sequence ATGGTTGTAGTGAAGAGGTTTATTTCTAATACGTTGTGTTTTATTCTTCTATTTTGTTTTACCTCATTAACCTCCGCAACAGTAACTCCTACATTCATTAATCCTACGCCAGCCAACAACACAGTAACATCAAACACTTCTATTCTCATCAACATTTCTTTTACAGAACCATATCTTACCAATGTGACTTATATTTGGAATGGAACCAATTATACTCTCTATGATAACTCTACTCTTCTTTTCTTAATGGGTTTCAACAATTTCTCTGGTATTGGTGATAACACCACAACTGCTGTCGATGTTTCTGCTCGCGCCCGCAATGGCACAATTACGGGAGCAATCTTCAATACGACTGGTCGTTACGGTGGCGCGTATAGTTTTATGGCAGGAAATCAATATATCCAAACTCAACGTAATTTCATGAACAACCTCTCCACCTTTTCTATGGCTGGTTGGGTTTATGCAGAAGCAACAGGGAACAGAATTGCTTTTTTTGGTCAAAATGATGCTATCGAGTTTGGTTTCATTGATGCTAACACCATCACGTTTTATACTAGTGATGCCTCAAGTGCTTCTTGGACAATTAACAGTACTCTCTTTCCTCTTAATGCGTGGAATTTCGTCGCCGTTACTGCAAATAATAATACTAATCCCTCTCTTACAATTTATATTAACGGGATTGCCCAAGCAACCGGAGGCACTGTTACAGATACATTCGGCAATTCTGTTTATAATTTTAGCATCGGTGGATGTGTTTGGGATCCAACAGGCAATAATTTCACTGGAATGATTGATGAAGTGATGGTTTTTAACCGCACACTCACTCCTGCAGAAGTGTATCTCACATATAGTTCTAATCTTTACAAATATGCTAATGATCAATGGTATCTCTCTATTAATCAAAGTCTTAATGCAACGCAAACTCTTGTCAATGGCACTTATACCTACCAAGTTTTTACGCAAAATATCTCCGGAACTTCATTAAACACAGAACAACGTACAGTTATCATCGGACAGCTTCCAGGTGTACCTGAATTCGGCGAGTGGGCAATACTACTTATTTTAATCTCTACTGTTCTGGGGTACTTTCAAATGAAAAAAGCTAATTTGTCTTAG
- a CDS encoding GTP-binding protein — MVSKTPLILLAGYLGSGKTTLLLHLLSQSKQKIAVLMNEFGDVGIDTDTIKGENIQIKELLEGCVCCSLVGEFEAAVKEIITKYHPELIIVETTGIAEADNLVLSVRDSLSQVDLKSVVTVVDADLMIRFPSLGHNIELQVQAADVLILNKIDLVSKVQVKTCEERLHKLNSHARIITTKHGKIDFASLLSAKLASSKVIKPVNHKTTMQTFSLSTTKITKKNLEEFLQKLPKSVMRCKGYVTIGSTQYLVNYVRGRWTIEKGNGTQKLVFIGENVTKDKIKIVTLLKKHLT; from the coding sequence GTGGTTTCCAAAACACCTTTAATCCTTCTCGCCGGCTATCTTGGCAGCGGTAAAACAACTCTTTTACTTCATCTCCTTTCACAATCAAAACAGAAAATCGCCGTTCTCATGAATGAATTTGGTGATGTAGGAATTGATACAGACACCATCAAAGGAGAAAACATCCAGATCAAAGAATTACTTGAAGGCTGTGTGTGTTGTTCGTTAGTAGGTGAGTTTGAAGCCGCAGTCAAAGAAATTATCACAAAATATCATCCTGAATTAATCATCGTTGAAACAACAGGCATTGCCGAAGCGGACAATCTCGTCCTTTCTGTTCGTGACTCTCTCTCACAAGTTGATCTCAAATCTGTTGTCACGGTTGTCGATGCTGATCTCATGATCCGGTTTCCATCATTAGGACACAACATTGAACTACAAGTCCAAGCAGCCGATGTATTGATCTTGAATAAAATCGATTTGGTTTCAAAAGTACAAGTAAAGACCTGCGAAGAACGATTACACAAACTGAACTCACATGCCAGGATTATTACTACAAAACATGGCAAAATTGATTTTGCTTCTCTTCTCAGTGCAAAATTAGCCTCTTCTAAAGTAATTAAACCAGTTAATCATAAAACTACTATGCAAACATTCTCACTTTCGACTACAAAGATTACCAAAAAGAACCTAGAAGAATTCCTCCAAAAATTACCCAAAAGCGTTATGCGTTGCAAGGGGTATGTTACCATTGGGTCAACTCAATACCTTGTGAATTATGTACGTGGTCGCTGGACCATAGAAAAAGGCAACGGAACACAGAAACTGGTGTTTATTGGAGAAAATGTCACAAAAGACAAAATCAAGATCGTAACATTACTCAAAAAGCACTTAACTTAA
- a CDS encoding DsbA family protein → MEDIKQETHHRETHVHGEKTSTMHKLLIGAAVIQIVLLLFIAFKVGSIGSAGVANVPNVPLAPGEEAPAPVVNMEKLVDTDAVLGDEDAPVTIVEFSDYQCPFCGRFYQQTLPQLKSQYIDTGKVKLIFRDYPLPFHAMAEPAAIAAECAGKQGKYYALHDKIFANQELLSEATLKQWAQEIGLNSATWEKCRADPAIKQEVAKDMQDGSAAGVQGTPAFFVNGRLISGAQPFAAFQQVIEQALAE, encoded by the coding sequence ATGGAAGATATAAAACAAGAAACTCATCATAGAGAAACACATGTTCATGGTGAAAAAACATCAACGATGCATAAATTATTAATTGGCGCAGCAGTGATTCAAATCGTGCTGTTGCTCTTTATCGCGTTTAAGGTAGGATCAATAGGAAGCGCTGGTGTTGCTAATGTGCCAAATGTACCCTTAGCTCCTGGGGAAGAAGCACCTGCTCCCGTTGTTAATATGGAAAAATTAGTTGATACTGATGCTGTTCTTGGGGATGAAGATGCCCCAGTTACCATTGTGGAATTTAGCGATTACCAATGCCCATTCTGCGGTCGATTCTATCAACAAACTCTACCACAGCTTAAAAGTCAATACATTGATACTGGAAAAGTAAAATTAATCTTCCGAGATTATCCTCTACCTTTCCATGCTATGGCTGAACCTGCAGCAATTGCAGCTGAGTGTGCTGGAAAACAAGGAAAATATTACGCACTTCACGACAAAATCTTTGCCAATCAAGAATTGCTTAGCGAAGCTACTCTTAAACAATGGGCACAAGAGATTGGTTTGAATAGCGCAACATGGGAAAAATGCCGTGCTGATCCTGCTATCAAACAAGAAGTTGCCAAAGATATGCAAGATGGAAGCGCTGCTGGCGTACAAGGAACTCCTGCATTTTTTGTGAATGGACGTTTGATTAGCGGAGCGCAACCATTCGCTGCATTCCAACAAGTCATTGAACAAGCATTGGCTGAATAA
- a CDS encoding LamG domain-containing protein, whose translation MVLASQQSLNRFLLFSLFVILLSSPSIASVSFVDPTMSDNTLSSNTSIIINATITDAALREVMYVWNGSNFTFYNNSISLMFNFDTYTQLNDTSKFHRNASYMGDAAYTASGKYNGAVAFDGNGDYIQLNTTTGIPVGNDLYTISAWINPTICNGGYGIVGWGSYGSSNQANAFRLATGCFILNYWWANDITSTGTVAINQWNHVVATFNGSTRSLYINGRLDKSDTPSGHNVVVVDPVTIGKTYSNEYFNGTIDEVRIWNCSFNSTEIYEQYVSNLRQYDTDKWELLVNQSKNATAVLDNATYTYQIFTYNTTGSQSSTEQRSYTLGQIPITPEFGEWAMLLILITVISGFYGLKRHSE comes from the coding sequence ATGGTATTGGCTTCTCAACAATCATTAAATCGGTTCTTACTTTTTTCATTATTTGTAATTTTATTATCAAGTCCAAGCATCGCATCAGTCTCTTTTGTCGATCCAACTATGTCAGACAATACTCTTAGTTCAAATACAAGCATCATCATTAATGCAACTATTACAGATGCAGCATTGCGTGAAGTGATGTATGTTTGGAACGGTTCCAACTTCACGTTCTACAATAATAGTATCTCATTGATGTTTAATTTTGATACTTACACTCAACTCAACGACACCAGTAAATTTCATAGAAATGCTTCCTATATGGGTGATGCTGCCTACACAGCTTCAGGAAAATATAATGGAGCCGTTGCATTTGATGGAAATGGAGATTATATCCAACTCAACACAACAACGGGGATTCCTGTAGGTAACGACCTGTATACAATTTCAGCTTGGATTAATCCCACCATCTGTAATGGTGGGTATGGTATTGTGGGATGGGGAAGTTATGGGTCCTCAAACCAAGCGAACGCATTTCGTCTTGCAACAGGTTGTTTTATCCTCAACTACTGGTGGGCTAATGACATCACTTCTACCGGCACAGTTGCAATCAATCAATGGAATCATGTCGTAGCGACATTTAATGGTTCAACTCGTTCGCTTTATATTAATGGGCGCTTAGACAAATCCGACACCCCCAGCGGCCACAACGTAGTTGTTGTAGATCCCGTTACAATTGGAAAGACTTACTCCAATGAATATTTTAATGGAACCATTGATGAAGTTCGCATCTGGAACTGCTCCTTCAATTCTACAGAGATCTATGAACAATATGTTTCTAATTTGCGCCAGTATGATACGGACAAATGGGAACTGCTTGTTAACCAAAGTAAAAACGCTACTGCCGTTTTAGACAACGCAACCTACACCTATCAAATCTTCACATACAACACGACCGGCAGCCAAAGTAGTACAGAACAACGTAGTTACACCTTAGGACAAATTCCCATCACCCCAGAGTTTGGTGAATGGGCAATGTTACTCATCCTCATTACGGTCATCAGCGGTTTTTATGGTCTTAAACGGCATTCAGAGTAA
- a CDS encoding LamG domain-containing protein: MDQKRIMFTILVFALYSYSGLATVTFIDPTPSDATLSSNTSVIINVSITESNLSSITHVWNGTNFTFYNSSLVLLLNFEPYRGMNDSSSSALSPSIFGDSSINSSGGKYGASLTLDGTGDYLTIPRVITDDFTLAAWINKRTSLTNNGACSNDQWYCGFGILDAEVAGVSNDFGLGVKDNKIIFGIGNADTSILSTTTLNSDQWYFVAATREKSTGAMRIYVNGINETQATGNTNSLTSNANIYIGEDGSGNRGFFNGQFDDVQIYNRTLSNAEIAELYLQNIWRHNATQWYFYVNQSQNATTVLSNGTYTYQIFTTNTTGSGSNTEQRTYTLGQLPTAPEFGEWAILLILISTVAGYFHMRTKQQND; encoded by the coding sequence ATGGACCAAAAGAGGATAATGTTCACTATTTTAGTCTTTGCGCTGTATTCTTATTCTGGTCTTGCTACTGTTACTTTTATTGACCCAACACCTTCCGATGCAACCCTCTCTTCCAACACCAGCGTGATCATTAATGTATCCATCACAGAATCAAATCTAAGTTCCATTACTCATGTGTGGAATGGTACTAATTTCACTTTTTATAACAGCTCATTGGTTCTCCTTCTTAATTTTGAACCGTATAGGGGAATGAATGACTCTTCCTCATCAGCTCTGAGCCCGAGCATTTTTGGCGATTCATCCATCAATTCCAGCGGGGGCAAGTATGGTGCATCGCTTACTCTTGATGGAACAGGCGACTATCTAACTATCCCTCGAGTAATCACAGACGATTTCACACTTGCAGCTTGGATAAATAAAAGAACATCATTAACCAATAATGGTGCTTGCAGTAATGATCAATGGTATTGTGGGTTTGGCATTCTTGACGCAGAAGTAGCGGGTGTAAGCAATGATTTTGGATTAGGAGTGAAAGATAACAAAATTATTTTTGGAATCGGAAATGCGGATACCAGTATCCTCTCCACGACAACACTCAATTCAGATCAGTGGTATTTTGTCGCCGCAACTCGTGAAAAATCTACTGGTGCTATGCGAATTTATGTGAATGGTATTAATGAGACTCAAGCAACAGGAAATACTAATTCTTTAACTTCAAACGCCAACATCTATATCGGTGAAGATGGTAGTGGAAACCGAGGGTTCTTTAATGGTCAATTTGATGATGTCCAAATTTACAATCGTACTCTCTCTAATGCCGAAATCGCCGAGCTCTACCTGCAAAACATCTGGCGACATAATGCGACACAGTGGTATTTCTATGTTAATCAAAGTCAGAATGCCACCACAGTATTATCAAATGGTACGTATACTTACCAAATTTTTACTACAAACACGACAGGAAGTGGGAGCAATACAGAACAACGCACCTATACTTTAGGTCAACTCCCAACTGCTCCTGAATTTGGTGAGTGGGCGATACTGCTTATTTTAATCTCAACAGTTGCAGGCTATTTTCACATGCGCACCAAACAACAAAACGACTAA
- a CDS encoding pirin family protein, with translation MSLEIHKASDRGYTKEDWLTSYHSFSFNEYYNPHKTRFGKLVVLNDDTIAPSEGFPTHSHQNMEIITIVTRGELTHRDSTGGNGTINSGEVQVMSAGKGVKHSEFNNSSTDLVHLFQIWIEPKNNNIKPRYDQTTYSLQPNIPTLLASNHGGLHIEQDATVSILHLELSKSLTFHVPQDHGAYVFLIEGELQILNHLLHKRDAAAITHFRSYSIKSIKDSTILIFTVPL, from the coding sequence ATGTCCCTTGAAATTCATAAAGCAAGTGATCGAGGATATACCAAAGAAGATTGGCTTACTTCATACCACAGCTTTAGCTTTAATGAATATTACAACCCCCATAAAACAAGGTTTGGTAAACTTGTTGTTCTTAATGATGATACCATTGCTCCAAGCGAAGGCTTTCCTACTCATAGTCATCAAAATATGGAAATTATCACCATAGTAACCAGAGGTGAACTCACACACCGAGATTCAACTGGGGGTAACGGAACAATAAATTCTGGAGAAGTGCAAGTTATGTCTGCAGGCAAAGGTGTAAAACACTCTGAATTTAACAACTCCTCAACCGACTTAGTCCATCTTTTTCAGATCTGGATCGAACCAAAAAATAACAATATCAAACCACGTTACGATCAAACCACTTACTCTCTCCAACCAAATATACCTACATTACTTGCCTCGAATCATGGCGGGCTACATATAGAACAAGATGCAACCGTTTCAATTCTTCATTTGGAACTTTCTAAGTCTTTAACATTTCATGTTCCTCAAGACCATGGTGCGTATGTTTTTCTCATCGAAGGCGAATTACAAATTTTAAATCATCTTCTTCACAAGCGCGATGCCGCAGCTATAACTCATTTTCGTTCATATAGCATTAAATCAATTAAAGATAGCACTATTCTTATTTTTACAGTTCCCCTCTAA